From the genome of Anopheles merus strain MAF chromosome X, AmerM5.1, whole genome shotgun sequence, one region includes:
- the LOC121602578 gene encoding leucine-rich repeat serine/threonine-protein kinase 1 isoform X2 → MSWKFGEVPKPGAEQAFDACDYFVDEVIEPWKIPDTREQIRSQKHRALREAVTATDGAAVQLLLESIGSDREIIVNMAPGGANTLLFIAAQAGSERIVQLLLEAGADGRAHAVTKYSPLYTAVHNGHTQVAALLLDRFPELVQQVTVERWLPFHAACINGHCAVVELLIKHPYVEELLGVYRSPNGELEWRLPFDPNAQDVAGQTALYVGCLLGNPQLVETLLKWRVKCVRHTLASTTDHEQAEMGGSGGRDHGGGGSSSSNPLSPTSRKISFGIQSIMSRLSLSGGRSDPSEEGEEGQQGEMRCPLDLDILCGAARETALLAAVRGGFLDVVTILLENGADPNVIARAVEDQNDPKSSDEIYGFSNVPLAEATRQKSLPMVELLLKHGARDDQSVALGIAVQNGDEPIICRLLAIKAHPDPDYKINKRALAGQEASAPEYGTAPLAFVGKLGGSFTYSSLFPSTATMINWHSNNCRLGLIRMAWVSEAVLQCNRKLRAHPKCHQLALAALTRIDISHNTLTTLPAELFALGSLRYLNAAQNKIERLPLPDEDAGGQGKRRGSAKPADYQCPVLEELYLQDNRLECVPAVLFRLPNLAILDVSNNKLQELPFEMWKAPKLKELNVAFNFLKDLPSLPLPELLLSGGQGQGGDGGRPELPSPVTVAVEGGGGGGGGCGSSAAAAAMFHPYTGTSASFDDGTEALARNRHVTNLELVRHHIWARSLEVTEQELRLADARHDSALSQLSSLNLANNLFTSIPLALPCLAVNLTRLNMSYNSLRSMGHVTSYPASLKQLDLGHNEISCWPSLPRIAASDPHLMCYNPQEGKKHPTDSGGGGGGGGGGAGTGGGSGGKSGSRGGSGGGDTTPSSNASTTSYGGTEMTTVVKSSTSSNSITSLRTAVLKSVCCHRRHLRLESLRTLVLADNSLTRIQLSTDDVTTLGESDDAEWSLIGMAKSRLIFPNLSMLDISNNCLKEIPASIHELTNLSVLNLSGNMDITELPPHMGLLSRLWNLNTRGCSLQDPLRSMIDSKKYKTMDIVGYLKSVYEDARPYARMKLMVVGVQGIGKTSLLEQLRAEGSARGKKPVDHWAKRMGHRHINQKTSRGINMSTVGVDIGDWVCEKKVRGQSHHGPVVFRTWDFGGQREYYATHQYFLSKRSLYLVLWRIIDGRRGLAEVLQWLGNIQARAPNSPVIIVGTHYDAVGETLPAKKAEELQQIIRDRFIAVSDAEKIGLPRVLDSIEVSCRTGHNIKLLAGLIYDTAFSLRPPGCKEPLLYQRVPASYLALEDVVANIAASLRQHGADPVLDADRYRQTVTHEMQLRGLKGFRDWSELNQATMFLHDNGVLLHYDDATLRDLYFLDPQWLCDMLAHVVTVREINPFARTGVMKMDDLQHVFKSSCLGSNNNRGYIVSLLNKFEVALSWDARTLLIPSLLPTEEDSSSDRMVTVKIATRSKGWVNRARRNPLAYTGHSLPSYDQAPSQTLASSASLDHSPIPTPTPLDGSQPATGTGCDVQMVPHPDRSISRLLLMSYFPSGFWSRLITRVLADDQVVEAVRGLYPLPKDLLDQWPALEETPALAAHWAVWQTGLALHFGPSTVVFKMREISVTCPTSPYRNPMNRFKLKQDGVWCDIDLTASSILEIHFPCSALRVQVPATPDEARPPAAHEIEPNVQCLTQLLALTVDHIDLLLEDWYPTLGTRFVHTSEGRFLVTRLVPCPRCLRECEQRHAPNLPSQVKPCSALNQRYAANGGGGVHRHHRLSIGERRTADGGGTGNGETSGGGGGLNELPGILHDCTALAGRKSQDSLGWSDCDSGVGQETADSSSETSIECYTLAALAGDGSPSYSWMVEECILAAYDRKTVACPVHGEIELSRITPDVNFMDLPDHYLIRSSDINRGPLLGRGAFGFVFKATCKATRLAGSSSSTTTTTTLAGRLSSLLSSPSAGPTSGGGSTGPGPTINVAMKMLQPVAPGPRARQSAIIAYKAALGKWERDPLQHACKAYCTARQELAVLLTLRHPHIVPLVGVCTQPLALVLDLAPKGALDAVLRHFRRSGARIGPYCFQALVLQAAKAMEYLHRRRVIYRDLKAENILVWEFPEPHTHDHPSNAVHIKVADYGISRITLPSGSKGFGGTEGFMAPEIMRHNGEEEYTEKVDCFSFGMFLYELISLRQPFEGHEAVKECILEGGRPVLTHRETHFPSYCLDLMVLCWDQQPKVRPSASQIVSIATAPEFTHLLDVISLSHGGSVMDGIACMIASADGEETGVVSGYELWLPCSNSRIDILGGSAKGWQQYHRILCPQVKGGVGGGGAGTTGTSSGGQAGGTPGNGPTQASGSQPTTPHLLKTIKLTTACAVESAVWIGDAEGNIYAFNAADCVHLFSYALEPSAPSPVVALVYLKKFHRVAAGLENGRLFLLDSQLIPSTYVSAEGSFVLSELGSGERLCSVTALWHSEDECELWCGERDDAISVFSLRNSHVSGQHHLTHFPAPLPVRGLSVALLYASGDDYVYSYLSPSYILYQWRSSTKRVENKLDCSKLVPCSESLKSIAIDERLSPGKCQISALAVLGNELYVGTTWGCIIVVERGSLRPTTVFRPYEEDVRCIVPVVPVTAGDESGGACTTPLIVTIGRGYRSLIERYTDVTVGPSTASAGRHGLAATTPTAQDKRLKEALLRDRSNHMHALVWSAEHWAPI, encoded by the exons ATGTCCTGGAAGTTTGGCGAGGTGCCCAAACCGGGCGCCGAGCAGGCGTTCGATGCGTGCGACTACTTCGTGGACGAGGTGATCGAACCGTGGAAAATACCAG ATACGCGCGAACAGATACGCAGCCAGAAGCATCGGGCCCTGCGGGAGGCGGTGACGGCGACGGACGGAGCCGCcgtccagctgctgctggagagCATCGGTTCGGATCGGGAAATCATCGTCAATATGGCACCGGGCGGTGCCAACACGCTCCTGTTCAT TGCGGCACAGGCTGGGTCGGAGCGCATcgtccagctgctgctggaagccGGTGCAGATGGGCGGGCGCATGCGGTCACCAAATACTCGCCCCTGTACACGGCGGTTCACAACGGGCATACGCAGGTGGCCGCCCTGCTGCTCGACCGGTTTCCCGAGCTGGTGCAGCAGGTAACGGTCGAACGGTGGCTCCCGTTCCATGCCGCCTGCATCAATGGGCACTGCGCGGTGGTGGAGCTGCTCATCAAGCACCCGTACGTGGAGGAGCTGCTCGGTGTGTACCGCAGTCCGAACGGGGAGCTCGAGTGGCGGCTGCCGTTCGACCCGAACGCGCAGGACGTGGCCGGCCAGACCGCACTGTACGTGGGCTGCCTGCTCGGCAATCCGCAGCTCGTCGAAACGTTGCTGAAATGGCGGGTGAAGTGTGTGCGGCATACGCTGGCGTCGACCACCGACCACGAGCAGGCGGAAATGGGCGGCAGTGGTGGTCGTGatcacggtggtggtggtagtagtagtagcaacCCGCTCAGCCCCACTAGCCGCAAGATTTCGTTCGGCATACAGTCGATTATGTCGCGGCTCAGCCTGAGCGGCGGCCGCTCCGATCCGTCCgaggagggggaggagggCCAGCAGGGCGAGATGCGCTGCCCGCTCGATCTGGACATTCTTTGCGGGGCGGCCCGGGAGACGGCCCTGCTCGCCGCGGTTCGCGGTGGCTTCCTAGACGTGGTGACGATACTGCTGGAAAACGGGGCCGACCCGAACGTGATTGCGCGCGCCGTGGAAGACCAGAACGATCCGAA ATCGTCGGATGAGATCTATGGCTTTTCCAACGTGCCGCTGGCCGAGGCGACGCGCCAAAAGTCGCTGCCGAtggtggagctgctgctgaagcaCGGCGCACGGGACGACCAGTCGGTCGCGCTCGGCATCGCCGTGCAGAACGGCGACGAACCGATCATCTGCCGGCTGCTCGCGATCAAGGCCCATCCCGATCCGGACTACAAGATCAACAAGCGGGCGCTCGCCGGGCAGGAAGCGTCCGCGCCCGAGTACGGCACGGCGCCGCTCGCGTTCGTCGGCAAGCTGGGCGGCAGCTTCACGTACAGCTCGCTGTTCCCGAGCACCGCCACCATGATCAACTGGCACAGCAACAACTGCCGGCTGGGGCTGATCCGCATGGCGTGGGTCAGCGAGGCGGTGCTGCAGTGCAACCGGAAGCTGCGGGCGCACCCGAAGTGCCACCAGCTGGCGCTGGCCGCCCTGACGCGCATCGACATCTCGCACAATACGCTCACGACGCTGCCGGCCGAGCTGTTTGCGCTCGGCAGCCTGCGCTACCTGAACGCGGCGCAGAACAAAATCGAGCGGCTGCCGCTGCCCGACGAGGACGCTGGCGGGCAGGGCAAGCGGCGCGGCTCGGCCAAACCGGCCGACTACCAGTGCCCGGTGCTGGAGGAGCTGTACCTGCAGGACAATCGGCTCGAGTGCGTGCCGGCCGTCCTGTTCCGGCTGCCGAACCTCGCGATCCTGGACGTGTCGAACAACAAGCTGCAGGAGCTGCCGTTCGAGATGTGGAAGGCGCCGAAGCTGAAGGAGCTGAACGTGGCGTTCAACTTTCTCAAGGATCTGCCGTCGCTGCCGCTGCccgagctgctgctgagcGGCGGGCAGGGCCAGGGCGGGGACGGTGGCCGGCCGGAGCTGCCCTCCCCTGTGACGGTCGCGGtggaaggtggtggtggtggtggtgggggttGTGGTAGCAGTGCAGCGGCTGCCGCCATGTTCCATCCGTACACCGGCACGAGCGCATCGTTCGACGATGGTACGGAGGCGCTGGCGCGGAACCGCCACGTGACGAACCTGGAGCTGGTGCGGCACCACATTTGGGCCCGCTCGCTCGAGGTGACCGAGCAGGAGCTGCGGCTGGCGGACGCCCGCCACGACAGTGCGCTGTCGCAGCTGAGCAGCCTGAATTTGGCGAACAACCTGTTCACCAGCATCCCGCTGGCGCTGCCCTGCCTGGCGGTCAATCTGACGCGCCTCAACATGTCCTACAACAGCCTGCGGTCGATGGGCCACGTCACCAGCTATCCGGCGTCGCTGAAGCAGCTCGACCTGGGCCACAACGAGATCAGCTGCTGGCCCAGCCTGCCCCGCATTGCGGCGTCCGATCCGCACCTGATGTGCTACAACCCGCAGGAGGGCAAGAAGCATCCCACggatagtggtggtggtggtggtggaggtggaggtggtgcgggcactggtggtggtagtggggGCAAATCGGGCAGCCGCGGCGGGTCGGGCGGCGGCGACACGACGCCCTCCTCCAACGCGTCCACCACGTCGTACGGCGGCACGGAGATGACGACGGTGGTGAAATCGTCCACCAGCTCGAACAGCATCACCTCCCTGCGCACGGCCGTGCTGAAGAGTGTGTGCTGCCACCGGCGCCACCTGCGGCTCGAGTCGCTGCGCACGCTCGTGCTCGCCGACAACTCGCTCACGCGCATCCAGCTCTCCACCGACGACGTGACGACGCTGGGCGAGTCGGACGACGCGGAGTGGAGCCTGATCGGGATGGCCAAGTCGCGGCTCATCTTTCCCAACCTCTCGATGCTGGACATCAGCAACAACTGCCTGAAGGAGATACCGGCCTCGATCCACGAGCTGACCAACCTGAGCGTGCTGAACCTGAGCGGCAACATGGACATTACCGAGCTGCCACCGCACATGGGGCTGCTGTCGCGGCTCTGGAACCTGAACACGCGCGGCTGCTCGCTCCAGGACCCGCTGCGCTCGATGATCGACAGCAAAAAGTACAAAACGATGGACATCGTCGGCTACCTGAAGTCGGTGTACGAGGACGCGCGGCCGTACGCGCGCATGAAGCTGATGGTGGTCGGCGTGCAGGGCATCGGCAAGACCAGCCTGCTCGAGCAGCTGCGGGCGGAGGGCTCCGCCCGGGGGAAGAAGCCGGTCGACCACTGGGCGAAGCGGATGGGCCACCGGCACATCAACCAGAAGACGTCCCGCGGCATCAACATGTCGACCGTTGGCGTCGACATCGGCGACTGGGTGTGCGAGAAGAAGGTGCGGGGCCAGTCGCACCACGGACCGGTCGTGTTCCGCACGTGGGACTTTGGCGGGCAGCGGGAGTACTACGCGACGCACCAGTACTTCCTGTCCAAGCGCAGCCTCTACCTGGTGCTGTGGCGCATCATCGACGGGCGGCGCGGCCTGGCCGAGGTGCTCCAGTGGCTCGGCAACATACAGGCGCGCGCCCCGAACTCGCCCGTCATCATCGTCGGCACGCACTACGATGCGGTCGGCGAGACGCTGCCGGCGAAGAAGGCGGAAGAGCTGCAGCAGATCATACGCGACCGGTTCATCGCGGTGTCGGACGCGGAAAAGATTGGGCTGCCGCGCGTGCTCGACTCGATCGAGGTGAGCTGCCGGACCGGGCACAACATCAAGCTGCTGGCGGGGCTGATCTACGATACCGCGTTCTCGCTGCGGCCGCCCGGCTGCAAGGAGCCGCTGCTGTACCAGCGCGTCCCGGCCAGCTACCTGGCGCTGGAGGACGTGGTCGCGAACATTGCCGCCAGCTTGCGGCAGCACGGTGCCGATCCGGTGCTGGACGCGGACCGGTACCGCCAGACGGTCACGCACGAGATGCAGCTGCGCGGGCTGAAGGGTTTCCGGGACTGGTCGGAGCTGAACCAGGCGACCATGTTCCTGCACGACAACGGCGTGCTGCTGCACTACGATGACGCGACGCTGCGCGATCTGTACTTTCTCGACCCGCAGTGGCTGTGCGACATGCTCGCGCACGTGGTGACGGTGCGCGAGATCAACCCGTTCGCGCGCACCGGTGTGATGAAGATGGACGATCTGCAGCACGTGTTCAAGAGCTCCTGCCTGGGCAGCAACAATAATCGAGG CTACATCGTGAGCCTGTTGAATAAATTTGAAGTTGCCCTGTCGTGGGACGCCCGCACACTGTTGATCCCGTCCCTGCTGCCAACTGAGGAGGATAGCAGCTCGGATCGGATGGTCACGGTAAAG ATTGCAACACGTTCGAAAGGATGGGTGAATCGGGCACGCCGCAATCCGCTGGCCTACACCGGCCACTCACTGCCCTCGTACGATCAGGCGCCTTCGCAAACGCTGGCCAGTTCGGCCAGCCTGGACCACTCGCCGATACCGACACCAACGCCCCTGGACGGCAGCCAACCCGCGACCGGCACCGGCTGCGACGTGCAGATGGTGCCCCACCCGGACCGGTCCATCTCCCGGCTGCTGCTCATGTCCTACTTTCCGTCCGGCTTCTGGTCGCGGCTCATTACGCGCGTGCTGGCCGACGACCAGGTGGTGGAAGCGGTCCGTGGCCTCTACCCCCTGCCCAAGGACCTGCTCGACCAGTGGCCCGCGCTGGAGGAGACGCCGGCCCTGGCCGCCCACTGGGCGGTATGGCAGACCGGGCTCGCGCTACACTTCGGCCCGTCCACGGTGGTGTTTAAGATGCGCGAAATCTCCGTCACCTGCCCGACCTCCCCGTACCGGAACCCGATGAACCGGTTCAAGCTGAAGCAGGACGGCGTCTGGTGCGACATCGACCTGACGGCCAGCTCGATCCTGGAGATACACTTCCCGTGCAGCGCGCTGCGGGTGCAGGTGCCGGCGACGCCCGACGAAGCCCGGCCGCCGGCCGCGCACGAGATCGAACCGAACGTCCAGTGCCTGACGCAGCTGCTCGCCCTAACCGTCGACCATATCGATCTGCTGCTGGAGGACTGGTACCCGACGCTCGGCACGCGGTTCGTGCACACGTCCGAGGGCCGGTTCCTGGTGACGCGGCTCGTCCCCTGCCCGCGGTGCCTGCGGGAGTGCGAGCAGCGGCACGCGCCGAACCTGCCGTCGCAGGTGAAGCCCTGCTCGGCGCTGAACCAGCGGTATGCGGCGAACGGGGGCGGTGGCGTCCATCGGCACCATCGGTTAAGCATCGGCGAGCGGCGCACGGCCGACGGGGGTGGAACGGGCAACGGCGAGACGAGCGGCGGCGGAGGAGGCTTGAACGAGCTGCCGGGCATACTGCACGACTGCACGGCGCTGGCCGGCCGGAAGTCGCAGGACTCGCTCGGCTGGTCCGACTGCGACTCGGGCGTCGGCCAGGAGACGGCCGACAGCTCGAGCGAAACGTCGATCGAGTGCTACACGCTGGCGGCCCTGGCCGGGGACGGTTCGCCCAGCTACAGCTGGATGGTGGAGGAGTGCATACTGGCGGCGTACGATCGGAAGACGGTCGCCTGCCCGGTGCACGGCGAGATCGAGCTGAGCCGCATCACGCCCGACGTG AACTTTATGGACCTGCCCGACCACTATCTGATCCGGTCGAGCGACATCAACCGCGGTCCGCTGCTCGGGCGCGGTGCGTTCGGGTTCGTGTTCAAGGCCACGTGCAAAGCGACCCGGCtggccggcagcagcagcagcaccaccactaccaccaccctTGCCGGTCGGCTGTCGTCGCTCCTGTCGTCGCCGAGTGCTGGCCCAACGAGCGGCGGGGGCAGCACTGGCCCCGGGCCAACGATCAACGTGGCGATGAAGATGCTGCAGCCGGTTGCGCCTGGACCGCGGGCACGCCAGAGCGCCATCATCGCGTACAAGGCGGCGCTCGGCAAGTGGGAGCGCGATCCGCTCCAGCACGCCTGCAAAGCGTACTGCACCGCCCGGCAGGAGCTGGCGGTGCTGCTCACCCTGCGCCACCCGCACATCGTGCCGCTGGTCGGGGTCTGCACCCAGCCGCTCGCGCTCGTGCTCGATCTCGCGCCGAAGGGTGCGCTCGACGCGGTGCTACGCCACTTCCGGCGCAGCGGCGCCCGCATCGGCCCGTACTGCTTCCAGGCGCTGGTGCTGCAGGCCGCCAAAGCGATGGAGTACCTGCACCGGCGGCGCGTCATCTACCGCGACCTGAAGGCGGAAAACATCCTCGTGTGGGAGTTCCCGGAACCACACAC TCACGATCATCCGTCGAATGCGGTGCACATCAAGGTGGCGGACTACGGCATCAGCCGCATCACGCTGCCGTCCGGCTCGAAGGGGTTCGGCGGCACCGAGGGCTTCATGGCGCCGGAAATCATGCGCCACAACGGCGAGGAGGAGTACACGGAGAAGGTGGACTGCTTCTCGTTCGGCATGTTCCTGTACGAGCTGATCTCGCTGCGGCAACCGTTCGAGGGCCACGAGGCGGTGAAGGAGTGCATCCTCGAGGGCGGCCGGCCAGTGCTGACGCACCGCGAGACGCACTTCCCGTCCTACTGTCTCGACCTGATGGTGCTGTGCTGGGACCAGCAGCCGAAGGTGCGGCCCTCCGCCAGCCAGATCGTGTCGATCGCGACGGCGCCCGAGTTTACCCACCTGCTGGACGTGATCTCGCTGTCGCACGGGGGCAGCGTGATGGACGGCATCGCCTGCATGATCGCGAGCGCGGATGGCGAGGAGACGGGCGTCGTGTCCGGGTACGAGCTGTGGCTGCCCTGCTCCAACTCGCGCATCGACATCCTGGGCGGATCGGCGAAGGGCTGGCAGCAGTACCATCGCATCCTGTGCCCGCAGGTCAagggtggtgttggtggtggtggtgccggcaCGACCGGCACGAGCAGCGGCGGACAGGCGGGCGGTACACCGGGCAACGGACCAACGCAGGCGTCCGGTTCGCAGCCGACCACGCCACACCTGCTGAAGACGATCAAGCTGACGACGGCCTGCGCGGTCGAGTCGGCCGTCTGGATCGGCGACGCCGAGGGCAACATCTACGCGTTCAACGCGGCCGACTGCGTGCACCTGTTCTCGTACGCGCTGGAACCGTCCGCCCCGTCGCCGGTGGTGGCGCTCGTCTACCTGAAGAAGTTCCATCGCGTGGCGGCCGGGCTGGAGAATGGGCGCCTGTTCCTGCTCGACTCGCAGCTCATCCCGAGCACGTACGTGTCGGCCGAGGGTAGCTTCGTGCTGTCCGAGCTCGGATCGGGCGAGCGGCTCTGCTCCGTCACCGCCCTGTGGCACTCCGAGGACGAGTGCGAGCTGTGGTGCGGCGAGCGGGACGACGCGATCAGCGTGTTTTCGCTGCGCAACTCGCACGTGTCCGGGCAGCACCATCTGACCCACTTCCCGGCGCCGCTGCCCGTCCGGGGCCTCAGCGTGGCGCTGCTGTACGCGTCCGGCGACGACTACGTCTACTCCTACCTGTCGCCGAGCTACATCCTCTACCAGTGGCGCTCGTCGACCAAGCGGGTGGAGAACAAGCTCGACTGCTCGAAGCTGGTACCGTGCTCGGAAAGCCTCAAGAGCATCGCGATCGACGAGCGGCTCAGCCCGGGCAAGTGTCAGATCAGTGCGCTCGCCGTGCTCGGCAACGAGCTGTACGTCGGCACGACCTGGGGCTGCATCATCGTGGTCGAGCGGGGCAGCCTCCGGCCGACCACCGTCTTCCGGCCGTACGAGGAGGACGTGCGGTGCATCGTGCCGGTCGTGCCGGTGACGGCCGGGGACGAGTCGGGCGGTGCCTGCACCACGCCGCTGATCGTGACGATCGGGCGCGGCTACAGGTCGCTGATCGAGCGCTACACGGATGTGACGGTCGGGCCGAGCACGGCCAGTGCCGGGCGGCACGGTCTGGCCGCCACCACACCGACCGCCCAGGACAAGCGGCTGAAGGAGGCGCtgctgcgggaccgctccAACCACATGCACGCGCTCGTGTGGTCGGCGGAACACTGGGCACCGATCTAA